From one Symbiobacterium terraclitae genomic stretch:
- a CDS encoding GTPase family protein, with amino-acid sequence MKEIDRTRLKEVVQFIRSHVPQVVLSRLEPELAVIESYIINARPARIALVGRRGSGKSSLVNAIFGEPRAETGAVLATTPAGTWYQYEGSGGALEVLDTRGLGEGGRPEGAEDEEAVAANLKAVRDRCPDAILFVIKAADVDVWIHEDLAQVAALRDAIARRHRTRPPVIGVLTQVDLLSPADVATPPYDDPEKQANIALAKEKLAERMALSLEQPVRVFATSAYMRYRDGELVVDRRWNIDELVAYLVETLPNEAQLTMGRVAGVRSAQMKIAGALIQSTASAAAAVAATPIPLADMPILTAMQVLMVTGIAYLAGRRLSREGAMEFIGALGVNVGAGFALREVARGLSKWLVPGGGSLVSAGVAYWGTYGLGQAAVAYYIENQPIAAARKLLEQGREKANSLRKP; translated from the coding sequence ATGAAAGAGATCGACCGCACGCGACTGAAGGAGGTCGTGCAGTTCATCCGCAGCCACGTTCCCCAGGTGGTCCTGAGCCGCCTGGAGCCTGAACTGGCTGTGATCGAAAGCTATATCATCAACGCCCGGCCGGCCCGCATCGCCCTGGTGGGTCGGCGGGGATCGGGCAAGTCGAGCCTGGTCAACGCCATCTTCGGCGAGCCCCGGGCCGAGACCGGGGCGGTGCTGGCTACCACGCCGGCGGGCACCTGGTACCAGTACGAGGGGTCCGGCGGTGCGCTGGAGGTGCTGGACACCCGCGGGCTGGGCGAGGGCGGGAGGCCGGAGGGGGCGGAGGACGAGGAGGCGGTCGCCGCCAACCTGAAGGCGGTGCGCGACCGTTGCCCGGACGCGATCCTCTTCGTCATCAAGGCGGCCGACGTCGACGTGTGGATCCACGAGGACCTGGCGCAGGTCGCGGCGCTGCGCGACGCCATCGCGCGGCGGCACCGCACGAGGCCGCCGGTGATCGGCGTCCTGACGCAGGTCGACCTGCTGAGCCCGGCCGATGTGGCCACGCCCCCGTACGACGACCCGGAGAAGCAGGCCAACATCGCACTGGCCAAGGAGAAGCTGGCCGAGCGGATGGCGCTCTCGCTGGAGCAGCCGGTGCGGGTGTTCGCCACCTCTGCCTACATGCGCTACCGGGACGGCGAACTGGTCGTGGACCGCCGCTGGAACATCGACGAACTGGTCGCCTACCTGGTGGAGACTCTCCCCAACGAGGCGCAGCTCACCATGGGCCGGGTGGCGGGGGTCCGGTCGGCGCAGATGAAGATCGCGGGCGCGCTGATCCAGTCCACCGCATCGGCCGCCGCCGCCGTGGCTGCGACGCCGATCCCGCTGGCGGACATGCCGATCCTGACCGCGATGCAGGTGCTGATGGTCACCGGCATCGCCTACCTGGCGGGGCGACGGCTCTCCCGGGAGGGCGCCATGGAGTTTATCGGGGCGCTCGGCGTCAACGTGGGCGCCGGCTTCGCCCTGCGGGAGGTCGCCCGGGGCCTCTCCAAGTGGCTCGTCCCGGGCGGCGGCTCGCTGGTTTCCGCCGGCGTGGCCTACTGGGGCACGTACGGCCTCGGGCAGGCGGCCGTGGCGTACTACATCGAGAACCAGCCGATCGCCGCGGCCCGGAAGCTGCTGGAGCAGGGCCGGGAGAAGGCGAACAGCTTAAGGAAGCCGTAA
- a CDS encoding methylenetetrahydrofolate reductase — translation MARLMHRLRQGAFCVTVEIDPPRGANVTKTLERVRSFADRVDAVNVADCPMANVRMSPITLAHLLQRDGQVEAIFHLTTRDRNVIGLQAELLGAAGLGVRNILALRGDNPEQGDHPGARGVFEVDTVGLIRLAAALNRGKTASGGDLDQATDFAIGCACNPAAPDLEAEVSRLEQKVEAGAHFAQTQPIYDPRQLERFQAKLAGRVKIPILYGILPLKSYEFAVRMNRDVPGIHIPHWAVDRMRGRGEEEGLRLVAELLAEIGPHVHGVHIFPMNSARRALAVLDILDELGLRQARRIGA, via the coding sequence ATGGCACGACTGATGCACCGGCTGCGGCAGGGCGCCTTCTGCGTGACGGTGGAGATCGACCCGCCCAGGGGGGCGAACGTGACGAAGACCCTCGAGCGGGTGCGCAGCTTCGCCGACCGGGTGGATGCGGTGAACGTGGCCGACTGCCCGATGGCCAACGTCCGGATGAGCCCCATCACCCTGGCGCATCTGCTGCAACGGGACGGTCAGGTGGAGGCGATCTTCCACCTCACCACCCGCGACCGCAACGTGATCGGGCTGCAGGCGGAACTGCTCGGGGCGGCGGGGCTGGGGGTCCGGAACATCCTGGCCCTGCGGGGGGACAACCCCGAACAGGGCGACCACCCCGGGGCGCGCGGGGTCTTCGAGGTGGATACCGTCGGGCTGATCCGGCTGGCCGCCGCGCTCAACCGGGGGAAGACGGCGTCCGGCGGCGACCTGGACCAGGCCACCGACTTCGCCATCGGCTGCGCCTGCAACCCGGCCGCGCCGGACCTGGAGGCCGAGGTCTCCCGGCTGGAGCAGAAGGTGGAGGCGGGGGCGCACTTCGCCCAGACCCAGCCGATCTACGACCCGCGCCAGCTCGAACGGTTCCAGGCGAAGCTGGCGGGGCGGGTGAAGATCCCGATCCTCTACGGCATCCTGCCGCTGAAGAGCTACGAGTTCGCCGTGCGGATGAACCGGGACGTGCCGGGCATTCACATCCCCCACTGGGCCGTCGACCGCATGCGGGGCCGGGGCGAGGAGGAGGGCCTGCGGCTCGTCGCCGAACTCCTTGCGGAGATCGGCCCGCACGTCCACGGCGTCCACATCTTCCCGATGAACAGCGCCAGGCGGGCGCTGGCGGTGCTCGACATCCTGGACGAGCTGGGGCTGCGCCAGGCCCGCCGGATCGGCGCGTAG
- a CDS encoding ASKHA domain-containing protein gives MDCRIQAAGRAFTVRAGTPLSVALNQNEIFVETPCGGRGQCRKCLVRVHGGAPEPTSADREQLSPDELARGYRLSCQLLVAGDLEVAVVPAAAADARKARLGRLSGPVDVDPWAPLSPSRRSLGFALDVGTTTLAGALLDLRTGEELAAHAVANPQAVFGADLMSRLAHALQGEERREELTRQVREAALGLLERLLSKAGARRDEVLAATLVGNTAMHHLFLGLPVDDLAVAPYTPSLLEGQTFNLPGFPPLYALPNIAGFVGADAVGAALAAGLDEGDGTVLLVDVGTNGEVLLRRGERLYACSAPAGPAFEGGEISQGMRAGPGAIEAVQFDGTDLSVTVIPDPGGTVRGICGSGLLDAAAALLQAGLLDWRGRFTATGPAAHRIAPDGRAVELAPAVRLTQQDVRALQLAKGAIRTGVDLLLQEAGIGAGALDEVLLAGAFGNYLRRESAVAVGLLPPVPPERIRPVGNAAIAGAKLVLLSRSARARAEALARSARFVELATHPAFEEVFMEALNFPRGFTV, from the coding sequence ATGGACTGTCGCATCCAGGCGGCGGGGAGGGCGTTCACCGTTCGCGCAGGAACGCCCCTGTCGGTCGCGCTCAATCAGAACGAGATCTTCGTCGAGACCCCCTGTGGCGGCAGGGGGCAGTGCCGCAAGTGCCTGGTGCGGGTGCACGGCGGAGCACCCGAGCCGACGAGCGCCGACCGGGAGCAGCTGTCGCCGGATGAGCTGGCCCGGGGGTACAGGCTCTCGTGCCAGCTGCTGGTGGCCGGGGACCTGGAGGTGGCCGTGGTACCGGCCGCCGCCGCCGATGCCCGCAAGGCCAGGCTTGGCCGCCTGAGCGGCCCCGTGGACGTGGATCCCTGGGCTCCGCTGAGCCCTTCGCGGCGGTCGCTGGGCTTTGCCCTGGACGTGGGCACCACCACCCTCGCGGGGGCGCTGCTCGACCTGCGCACCGGCGAGGAGCTGGCTGCCCACGCCGTCGCCAACCCGCAGGCGGTCTTCGGCGCCGACCTGATGAGCCGCCTCGCCCACGCCCTGCAGGGGGAGGAGCGGCGGGAAGAGCTGACCCGCCAGGTGCGGGAGGCGGCCCTGGGCCTGCTGGAGCGGCTGCTGAGCAAGGCCGGTGCCCGCCGGGACGAGGTCTTGGCGGCGACGCTGGTGGGCAACACCGCGATGCATCACCTCTTCCTGGGGCTCCCCGTGGACGACCTGGCCGTCGCACCGTACACGCCGTCGCTGTTGGAGGGGCAGACCTTCAACCTCCCCGGCTTCCCGCCGCTGTACGCCCTGCCCAACATCGCCGGTTTCGTCGGAGCCGACGCGGTGGGCGCCGCCCTGGCGGCCGGGCTGGATGAGGGCGACGGCACGGTCCTGCTGGTGGACGTGGGCACCAACGGCGAGGTGCTGCTGCGCCGCGGGGAACGGCTCTACGCCTGCTCCGCACCGGCAGGCCCTGCGTTCGAGGGGGGCGAGATCAGCCAGGGGATGCGGGCCGGCCCCGGCGCCATCGAGGCCGTGCAGTTCGACGGGACTGACCTGAGCGTGACGGTGATCCCGGACCCTGGCGGCACGGTCCGGGGGATCTGCGGCTCGGGGCTGCTGGACGCCGCCGCGGCCCTCCTGCAGGCCGGTCTGCTGGACTGGCGGGGCCGGTTCACGGCGACTGGCCCTGCGGCCCACCGGATCGCTCCGGATGGCCGGGCGGTGGAGCTGGCACCGGCGGTGAGGCTCACGCAGCAGGACGTCCGGGCGCTTCAGCTGGCCAAGGGGGCCATCCGGACCGGCGTCGACCTGCTGCTGCAGGAGGCCGGCATCGGGGCCGGGGCGCTGGACGAGGTGCTGCTGGCCGGTGCCTTCGGCAACTACCTGCGCCGGGAGAGTGCGGTCGCGGTCGGCCTTCTGCCGCCCGTCCCGCCGGAACGAATCCGGCCCGTGGGCAACGCGGCCATCGCGGGGGCCAAGCTGGTGCTCCTCTCCCGTTCGGCCAGGGCGCGGGCCGAGGCACTGGCCCGCAGCGCCCGCTTCGTGGAACTGGCGACCCACCCGGCCTTTGAGGAGGTCTTCATGGAGGCGCTCAACTTCCCGCGCGGCTTCACGGTGTAG
- the nagZ gene encoding beta-N-acetylhexosaminidase codes for MPVRLSAKLLRCALSVLLLATTGLWGCGRGGAPGPQPSPPPTADGGTGQEPGGEPAPPESVVGDWLEYLTLEEKLGQLVWVGLPGTELTAEAGQLLAEGKAGGCIFFGRQGSDPETLRRLTADLQRAATARDRATPGLVIAVDHEGGLVQRFGPPFTQWPASMALGATGSAEYAEQVGRAMARELRAVGVNMNLAPVADVNNNPANPVIGTRSFGADPGLVARLTAAFIQGLQAEGVGAAAKHFPGHGDTEVDSHFALPVIPHDRQRLDQVELVPFRAAVTAGSDAIMAGHILFPAVAQDGRPASLSADMLTGLLKGELGYEGVVITDAMDGMAAITATYGVEEGLVLAIQAGADVVLIPGSFGREDALYGVLLQAVRDGRIPESRIEDAAARVLALKEKSGLLPPLPDAAGGEHTRTAQIVAGAPPGAPTGGPTGGDDPIGAPVHQELADRVGADALTLVRNAHLPLAPNPDDLILVIGPAHANRHDRGDGVVTALGASIKELHPNTREITLERSPSALAVAAARQMAAEAAVVVYAVSDGHEYPEHVSLMGELVAGGRPVVVVGLGMPRELTAVPEIATYIAAYGDGDAHLKGVGPLLFGRAEPRGRLPVAIPGLYAAGHGLDLH; via the coding sequence ATGCCTGTGCGCCTTTCCGCAAAGCTCCTGCGCTGCGCCCTGTCCGTCTTGCTCCTGGCCACCACCGGCCTGTGGGGCTGCGGCCGGGGGGGCGCGCCCGGCCCCCAGCCGTCGCCGCCGCCCACCGCAGATGGCGGTACCGGGCAGGAGCCCGGCGGGGAGCCGGCCCCGCCGGAATCGGTGGTGGGCGACTGGCTGGAGTACCTGACGCTGGAGGAAAAGCTGGGGCAGCTCGTCTGGGTGGGGCTGCCGGGTACCGAGCTGACGGCGGAGGCCGGGCAGCTGCTGGCCGAGGGAAAGGCGGGCGGCTGCATCTTCTTCGGACGGCAGGGCAGCGACCCGGAGACGCTCCGCCGCCTCACCGCAGATCTGCAGCGCGCGGCGACCGCCCGGGACCGGGCCACGCCAGGCCTGGTGATCGCCGTCGACCACGAGGGAGGCCTGGTGCAGCGGTTCGGCCCCCCGTTCACCCAGTGGCCCGCCAGCATGGCCCTGGGCGCCACGGGATCCGCCGAGTACGCCGAGCAGGTGGGCCGTGCGATGGCGCGGGAACTGCGGGCCGTGGGGGTGAACATGAACCTGGCCCCCGTCGCCGACGTGAACAATAATCCCGCCAACCCGGTGATCGGCACCCGGTCCTTCGGCGCGGATCCCGGGCTGGTGGCGCGGCTCACGGCGGCCTTCATTCAAGGGCTGCAGGCAGAGGGGGTGGGCGCGGCGGCCAAGCACTTCCCCGGCCACGGCGACACCGAGGTGGACAGCCACTTCGCCCTGCCGGTGATCCCCCACGACCGGCAGCGGCTGGACCAGGTGGAGCTGGTCCCGTTTCGGGCGGCCGTCACGGCGGGCAGCGACGCCATCATGGCCGGCCATATCCTCTTTCCTGCCGTCGCACAGGACGGCAGGCCCGCCAGCCTTTCTGCCGACATGCTGACCGGCCTGCTGAAGGGTGAGCTGGGCTACGAGGGCGTGGTGATCACCGACGCCATGGACGGCATGGCGGCGATCACCGCGACCTACGGCGTGGAGGAGGGGCTGGTGCTGGCCATCCAGGCCGGGGCCGACGTCGTGCTGATCCCCGGGTCGTTCGGACGGGAGGACGCGCTCTACGGCGTGCTGCTGCAGGCCGTCCGGGACGGGCGGATCCCGGAGAGCCGCATCGAGGATGCCGCAGCCCGGGTGCTGGCGCTGAAGGAGAAGAGCGGGCTTCTCCCGCCCCTGCCTGATGCGGCTGGCGGCGAGCACACCCGCACTGCCCAGATCGTGGCGGGCGCGCCCCCGGGCGCGCCCACAGGCGGCCCCACCGGCGGAGACGATCCCATCGGCGCGCCGGTACACCAGGAGCTGGCGGACCGCGTCGGAGCCGACGCCCTGACCCTGGTGCGCAACGCCCACCTGCCGCTGGCGCCGAATCCCGACGACCTGATCCTCGTCATCGGCCCCGCCCATGCCAACCGCCACGACCGGGGCGACGGAGTCGTGACCGCGCTCGGCGCCTCCATCAAGGAGCTGCACCCGAACACCCGGGAGATCACCCTCGAGCGCAGCCCCTCCGCCCTGGCCGTGGCTGCCGCCCGTCAGATGGCGGCAGAGGCGGCGGTTGTGGTCTACGCGGTGAGCGATGGCCACGAGTACCCGGAGCACGTCTCCCTGATGGGCGAGCTGGTCGCCGGGGGCAGGCCGGTGGTGGTGGTGGGGCTGGGCATGCCCCGCGAGCTCACCGCCGTGCCGGAGATCGCAACCTACATCGCCGCGTACGGCGACGGGGACGCACACCTGAAAGGGGTCGGCCCGCTGCTCTTCGGCCGGGCGGAGCCCCGGGGCCGTCTGCCGGTGGCGATTCCCGGCCTCTACGCGGCGGGCCACGGGCTGGACCTTCATTGA
- a CDS encoding M23 family metallopeptidase, translating into MSIRRPLLVTLLILAISLAAWGSRPVAAVDPGQDAREIGQWIRERQDAAAPPPEGEPAWPVPDHAEITSDYGIRLHPVLKRLRLHAGIDIRAPEGAAAVACLDGKVMAVASLPAYGQVVVIDHGGRLASVYAHLSAVEVQEGDLVARGEPIGRVGATGQVTGAHLHFEIRVNGEPQEPLDLLAALL; encoded by the coding sequence ATGTCGATTCGCAGACCTTTGCTTGTGACTCTCCTCATCCTCGCCATCTCTCTGGCCGCGTGGGGCAGCCGGCCGGTGGCCGCCGTGGACCCCGGCCAGGATGCGCGCGAGATCGGCCAATGGATCCGGGAGCGCCAGGACGCGGCGGCCCCGCCCCCGGAAGGCGAGCCGGCCTGGCCCGTACCGGACCACGCCGAGATCACGTCCGACTACGGGATCCGCCTGCACCCGGTGCTGAAGCGGCTGCGGCTGCACGCGGGGATCGACATCCGTGCGCCGGAGGGAGCGGCGGCTGTGGCCTGCCTCGACGGGAAGGTGATGGCGGTGGCCTCGCTGCCGGCGTACGGCCAGGTCGTCGTCATCGACCACGGGGGGCGGCTGGCCAGCGTCTACGCCCACCTGTCGGCGGTGGAGGTGCAGGAGGGGGACCTGGTGGCCCGCGGCGAACCCATCGGCCGCGTGGGCGCCACCGGGCAGGTGACCGGCGCACACCTGCACTTCGAGATCCGGGTGAACGGCGAACCGCAGGAACCTTTGGACCTTCTTGCCGCACTCTTGTGA
- a CDS encoding sensor histidine kinase, which translates to MRTSAGLSLRWRLILTFAASGALAVASTMFLLVAAATLASVLPPLGALLSFLSATVGAWPVMLLVCLVLFFGWYILLSQPLIRYIEAMSRAMDEVARGNFEVTLPPRGLDELGLLGQNLVAMSRQVKSSLERERQATQARYELITAVSHDLRTPLTSVLGYLQLIDEDKYRDEVELRYYVDMAYEKARQLKRLIDQLFEFTRTSHGALVLRPVPINPAELLEQVAEEFVPALRQADMEYRLRLPEARVTIHADPDLLVRVLENLISNAIRYGREGKLVELELDVDRAGRSVLIRVANRGNPIPVHQLEHIFESFYRGERSRSGKTGGAGLGLAIVKNIVTLHGGSVRAINETDRTVFEVRLPFGAAPARSDVHGA; encoded by the coding sequence TTGAGAACTAGTGCCGGTCTGAGCCTGCGCTGGCGCCTCATCCTCACCTTTGCCGCCAGCGGTGCCCTGGCTGTCGCCTCGACCATGTTCCTGCTCGTCGCCGCCGCGACGCTGGCGAGTGTGCTCCCCCCGCTCGGCGCTCTGCTGAGCTTCCTCTCCGCGACGGTCGGCGCCTGGCCCGTCATGCTGCTCGTCTGCCTCGTGCTCTTCTTCGGCTGGTACATCCTGCTCAGCCAGCCGCTCATCCGCTACATCGAGGCGATGAGCCGGGCGATGGACGAGGTGGCCCGGGGCAACTTCGAGGTAACGCTGCCGCCCCGCGGCCTGGACGAGCTGGGGCTCCTGGGGCAGAACCTGGTCGCGATGAGCCGGCAGGTCAAGAGCTCGCTGGAGCGGGAGCGGCAGGCGACGCAGGCCCGGTATGAGCTGATCACCGCCGTCTCCCACGACCTGCGCACCCCGCTCACCTCCGTGCTCGGCTACCTCCAGCTGATCGACGAGGACAAGTACAGGGACGAGGTGGAGCTGCGCTACTACGTCGACATGGCGTACGAGAAGGCGCGGCAGCTGAAGCGGCTGATCGACCAGCTCTTCGAGTTCACCCGCACGAGCCACGGGGCACTGGTGCTCCGGCCTGTGCCCATCAACCCGGCCGAGCTGCTGGAGCAGGTGGCGGAGGAGTTCGTGCCCGCCCTGCGGCAGGCGGACATGGAGTACCGCCTCCGGCTGCCGGAGGCGCGCGTGACGATCCACGCCGACCCCGACCTGCTGGTCCGGGTGCTGGAGAACCTGATCTCCAATGCAATCCGCTACGGGCGCGAGGGGAAGCTGGTGGAACTGGAGCTGGACGTGGACCGGGCCGGCCGGTCGGTGCTGATCCGCGTGGCCAACCGGGGCAACCCGATCCCGGTGCACCAGTTGGAGCACATCTTCGAGAGCTTCTACCGGGGCGAGCGCTCCCGGTCGGGCAAGACCGGCGGCGCCGGCCTGGGGCTGGCCATCGTGAAGAACATCGTCACCCTGCACGGGGGATCGGTGCGGGCGATAAACGAGACGGATCGCACGGTGTTCGAGGTGCGTCTGCCGTTCGGTGCAGCGCCGGCGCGCTCCGACGTGCACGGTGCCTGA
- a CDS encoding homocysteine S-methyltransferase family protein yields MRLDDLLGRAVLVFDGAMGTMLQARGLPAGACPDLWNLERPDAVVAVHREYVAAGAQIIETNTFGATPARLAHYGLADKCHAITVAGVRCAREAAEGRALVAGSMGPLGALVEPLGELTFDEAYAQFAAQARAFAEARPDFIIVETIADLNELRAAVLACKDHAPSIRIIAQITIDPSGRAFTGTDPETAGLVLQSLGADVIGFNCSVGPDLLVDAVARMARVVRVPISVQPNAGLPLLTPDGTTRFPMGPEEFAAYGPKLVAAGASLVGGCCGTTPEHIRRLRAAVEEMKPTGQPGPLSETLGLASRTRSLFFVEQNLPVVIGERINPTGRKLLTRDIKEGAFARVRDEAKKQVAAGAAVLDVNVGVPLIDEPAAMAQAVRVIQGAVDVPLCLDSPNADALEAGLKACVGKPLVNSFSLEEGRAEAVLPVAKRYGAAVLGLTIDERGIPASAQQRLEIARRLVAAAEAYGIPRHDVVIDPLALTAGAQQAEARETLRAIQWITDELGVRTSLGVSNVSFGLPNRPFLNAVYLTMAVTMGLSMAIMNPLEERMMDTVRALRLFLNRDRNARVYMQEVGPKRLVHTVEEALKIAAGEGRAASPGAAGIPAAKGTSAADDTSAADGARAADGARAADDTSAADGVRVAADTPATAGTPVADGTPASTAPALAAATAPAPDAGVPGPDPAGDALGRRLYEAVLEGDRDAILPLVEQGLAEGRDPMAMLNQHLIPAIEEVGRLFGEGIYFLPQLMLSAQAMKRAFSRLKPEIQKAKVGQAEIGTVVLATVQGDIHDIGKNIVAVLLENYGFRVIDLGRDVKNEVVLEEARKAGADIVGLSALMTTTMPQMKRVIELFAREGFDCPVLIGGAATTRAFAEQIGARGHGRDAQEAVALALEILKERRGGGMEKG; encoded by the coding sequence ATGAGGCTGGACGATCTCCTGGGCCGTGCGGTCCTGGTCTTTGACGGTGCGATGGGCACGATGCTCCAGGCCCGGGGACTGCCCGCCGGCGCCTGCCCGGACCTCTGGAACCTGGAGAGGCCCGACGCGGTGGTGGCCGTCCACCGGGAGTACGTGGCGGCCGGGGCGCAGATCATCGAGACCAACACCTTCGGCGCCACCCCGGCGAGGCTCGCCCACTACGGCCTCGCCGACAAGTGCCACGCCATCACCGTGGCCGGGGTGCGCTGCGCCCGGGAGGCCGCGGAGGGACGGGCCCTTGTGGCGGGGTCGATGGGTCCCCTGGGCGCGCTGGTGGAGCCCCTGGGCGAGCTGACCTTCGACGAGGCCTACGCCCAGTTCGCCGCCCAGGCCCGGGCCTTCGCCGAGGCCCGGCCCGACTTCATCATCGTCGAGACCATCGCCGACCTGAACGAGCTGCGGGCGGCGGTGCTGGCGTGCAAGGACCACGCCCCGTCCATCCGGATTATCGCACAGATCACCATCGACCCCAGCGGCCGGGCGTTCACGGGCACCGACCCCGAGACGGCCGGTCTGGTGCTGCAGTCGCTGGGGGCGGACGTGATCGGCTTCAACTGCTCCGTTGGCCCCGACCTGCTGGTGGACGCCGTTGCCCGCATGGCGCGGGTCGTCCGGGTGCCCATCTCGGTGCAGCCCAACGCCGGACTGCCGCTGCTCACGCCCGACGGCACCACGCGCTTCCCCATGGGCCCCGAGGAGTTCGCCGCCTACGGGCCGAAGCTGGTCGCGGCCGGGGCGTCGCTGGTCGGCGGGTGCTGCGGGACGACGCCCGAGCACATCCGGCGCCTGCGGGCCGCGGTGGAGGAGATGAAGCCCACAGGCCAGCCGGGGCCCCTTTCGGAGACGCTGGGCCTCGCCTCCCGTACCCGCTCCCTCTTCTTCGTGGAGCAGAACCTGCCGGTGGTCATCGGCGAGCGCATCAACCCTACCGGCCGGAAGCTGCTCACCCGGGACATCAAGGAGGGCGCCTTCGCACGGGTGCGGGACGAGGCGAAGAAGCAGGTGGCCGCGGGGGCGGCCGTGCTGGACGTCAACGTGGGCGTGCCGCTCATCGACGAACCGGCCGCGATGGCGCAGGCGGTGCGGGTGATCCAGGGCGCGGTGGACGTGCCCCTCTGCCTGGACTCGCCCAACGCCGATGCCCTGGAGGCCGGCCTCAAGGCGTGCGTCGGCAAGCCCCTGGTCAACTCGTTCTCCCTGGAGGAGGGCCGGGCCGAGGCGGTGCTGCCGGTGGCGAAGCGTTACGGCGCCGCCGTGCTGGGGCTGACCATCGACGAGCGGGGCATCCCGGCGTCTGCCCAACAGCGGCTGGAGATCGCCCGGCGGCTCGTCGCAGCGGCCGAGGCATACGGCATCCCCCGGCACGACGTCGTCATCGACCCCCTGGCGCTCACCGCCGGGGCCCAGCAGGCCGAGGCCCGGGAGACCCTCCGGGCCATCCAGTGGATCACCGACGAGCTGGGCGTGCGGACCTCCCTGGGGGTCTCCAACGTCTCCTTCGGGCTGCCCAACCGCCCGTTCCTGAACGCCGTCTACCTGACCATGGCCGTGACCATGGGGCTTTCCATGGCGATCATGAACCCGCTGGAGGAGCGGATGATGGACACCGTCCGCGCCCTGCGGCTCTTCCTCAACCGGGACCGGAACGCCCGGGTCTACATGCAGGAGGTGGGGCCCAAGCGGCTGGTCCACACGGTGGAGGAGGCGCTGAAGATCGCCGCAGGCGAAGGCCGTGCGGCTTCTCCGGGCGCGGCGGGCATCCCGGCTGCGAAAGGCACGTCGGCAGCGGACGACACGTCGGCGGCGGACGGCGCAAGGGCGGCGGACGGCGCAAGGGCGGCGGACGACACATCTGCAGCGGACGGCGTGCGGGTGGCAGCGGACACACCAGCAACCGCTGGCACACCGGTCGCAGACGGCACGCCGGCATCGACTGCGCCGGCGTTGGCCGCAGCGACCGCGCCCGCACCGGACGCGGGTGTGCCCGGTCCTGACCCCGCCGGCGACGCACTGGGCCGGAGGCTCTACGAGGCGGTCCTCGAGGGCGACAGGGACGCCATCCTGCCCCTGGTGGAGCAGGGGCTGGCCGAGGGCCGGGACCCCATGGCCATGCTGAACCAGCACCTGATCCCGGCCATCGAGGAGGTGGGCCGGCTCTTCGGCGAGGGGATCTACTTCCTCCCCCAGCTGATGCTCTCGGCCCAGGCCATGAAGAGGGCCTTCTCCCGGCTGAAGCCGGAGATCCAGAAGGCGAAGGTGGGCCAGGCCGAGATCGGCACGGTGGTGCTGGCCACGGTGCAGGGCGACATCCACGACATCGGCAAGAACATCGTCGCCGTGCTGCTGGAGAACTACGGCTTCCGGGTGATCGACCTGGGCCGCGACGTGAAGAACGAGGTCGTGCTGGAGGAGGCCCGCAAGGCCGGGGCCGACATCGTGGGCCTCTCCGCCCTCATGACCACCACCATGCCGCAGATGAAGCGGGTGATCGAGCTCTTCGCCCGGGAGGGCTTCGACTGCCCGGTGCTGATCGGCGGCGCCGCGACGACCCGGGCCTTCGCCGAGCAGATCGGCGCCCGGGGCCACGGGCGGGACGCCCAGGAGGCGGTGGCGCTGGCCCTGGAGATCCTGAAGGAGCGGCGGGGCGGCGGCATGGAGAAGGGTTAG
- a CDS encoding response regulator transcription factor — translation MAEPLILVVDDEQAIADLIEIHLLSEGYRVRKADNGADALRIVAEEQPDLVILDIMMPGMDGLEVCRAIRRERNVPILMLSAKSEDVDKILGLKTGADDYLTKPFNPLELMARVKAQLRRYLALNPASARRPDVIAVGGLQIDRESRTVTKDGREVALTPTEYDILLLLASNPGRVFSSEEIFERVWKERYFQANNTVMVHIRRLREKVEDDPSHPTLIRTVWGVGYKIEN, via the coding sequence ATGGCAGAGCCGCTGATTCTGGTGGTGGACGACGAGCAGGCGATCGCGGACCTGATCGAGATCCACCTGCTGAGCGAGGGCTATCGGGTGCGCAAGGCCGACAACGGCGCAGACGCACTGCGGATCGTGGCTGAGGAGCAGCCCGACCTGGTGATCCTGGACATCATGATGCCCGGGATGGACGGGCTGGAGGTCTGCCGCGCGATCCGGCGCGAGCGGAACGTGCCGATCCTCATGCTCAGCGCCAAGTCCGAGGACGTGGACAAGATCCTCGGCCTCAAGACCGGGGCCGACGACTACCTCACCAAGCCCTTCAACCCCCTGGAGCTGATGGCCCGGGTGAAGGCGCAGCTCCGCCGCTACCTGGCCCTGAACCCGGCGTCGGCCAGGCGCCCGGACGTGATCGCGGTCGGCGGCCTGCAGATCGACCGGGAGAGCCGCACGGTGACCAAGGACGGTCGGGAGGTGGCCCTGACGCCCACCGAGTACGACATCCTCCTGCTCCTGGCCAGCAATCCGGGCCGGGTCTTCAGCTCCGAGGAGATCTTCGAACGGGTGTGGAAGGAGCGCTACTTCCAGGCCAACAACACGGTGATGGTCCACATCCGCAGGCTGCGGGAGAAGGTGGAGGACGACCCCAGTCACCCCACGCTGATCAGGACCGTCTGGGGGGTCGGCTACAAGATTGAGAACTAG